From a single Methanofollis sp. W23 genomic region:
- the tgtA gene encoding tRNA guanosine(15) transglycosylase TgtA, with translation MSISFEILQKDIAARNGRLKVGDKTIRTPALLPVVNPHLPLVTPREMQEMGVEAIITNAYIFSKSSEYRDRALAEGLHKVLDFDGVIMTDSGSFQLMVYGEVEITNTETVTFQKEIGSDIFVPLDIPTTPDTPREQVEEELEVTLDRIKEAREFLGPDAPLAGPVQGATFPDLREYAARRVQEIGFDFCPIGAVVPLMENYRYKELVEAVLAAKRGLSPSTCVHLFGAGHPSMLALGAAMGCDIFDSAAYALFAKDGRYLTTYGSLKIDELSELACPCAVCRNHTAEELKKSPDRERLLALHNLYVTLAEIARIRQAITDGTLWELLDLRCRSHPRLLEGYREFLSHAEELERQDRPSKRRFFYQGTESCQRTEVVRYHKMVERFSLGEQVLVSMTGEKNTGEYDDVLSFKPPFGPYPTGLAETFPIGQSEVPTWDEAMMEAGCKGIARLAETHPESTVSVLAPADWASFVRHALPDLEVLE, from the coding sequence ATGAGTATCAGTTTTGAGATCCTGCAAAAAGATATCGCCGCCAGGAACGGGCGGCTCAAAGTCGGCGACAAGACCATACGCACCCCGGCCCTTCTCCCGGTCGTCAACCCCCACCTCCCGCTCGTCACGCCGCGGGAGATGCAGGAGATGGGCGTCGAGGCGATCATCACCAACGCCTACATCTTCTCCAAGAGCAGCGAATACCGGGACCGCGCCCTCGCCGAAGGCCTCCACAAGGTCCTCGACTTCGACGGCGTCATCATGACCGACTCGGGATCATTCCAGCTGATGGTCTATGGCGAGGTGGAGATCACCAACACCGAGACGGTCACCTTCCAGAAAGAGATCGGATCAGACATCTTCGTGCCCCTCGACATCCCGACCACGCCAGACACCCCGCGTGAACAGGTCGAGGAAGAACTCGAAGTCACCCTCGACCGGATCAAAGAAGCCCGCGAGTTCCTCGGCCCAGACGCCCCGCTCGCCGGGCCGGTCCAGGGGGCGACCTTCCCTGACCTGCGCGAGTACGCCGCCAGGCGCGTCCAGGAGATCGGGTTCGACTTCTGCCCCATAGGGGCAGTCGTCCCGCTGATGGAGAACTACCGGTACAAGGAACTGGTCGAGGCCGTCCTGGCCGCTAAACGCGGGCTCTCGCCCTCGACCTGCGTCCACCTCTTCGGCGCCGGTCACCCCTCCATGCTCGCACTCGGTGCGGCGATGGGGTGCGACATCTTCGACTCGGCCGCCTACGCCCTCTTTGCCAAGGACGGACGCTACCTCACCACCTATGGGAGCCTGAAGATCGACGAACTCTCAGAACTTGCCTGCCCGTGTGCGGTCTGCCGGAACCACACCGCCGAGGAGCTGAAGAAGAGCCCTGACAGAGAGCGTCTCCTCGCCCTCCACAACCTCTACGTCACCCTCGCCGAGATCGCCAGGATCAGGCAGGCGATCACCGACGGCACCCTCTGGGAACTCCTCGACCTGCGGTGCCGGAGCCACCCGAGGCTCCTGGAGGGCTACCGCGAGTTCCTCAGCCATGCCGAGGAACTCGAACGCCAGGACCGCCCCTCCAAGAGGCGGTTCTTCTACCAGGGTACCGAGAGCTGCCAGCGGACCGAGGTGGTCAGGTACCATAAGATGGTCGAGCGCTTCAGCCTCGGCGAGCAGGTGCTTGTCTCCATGACCGGCGAGAAGAACACAGGAGAGTACGACGACGTCCTCTCCTTCAAGCCCCCCTTCGGGCCGTACCCGACCGGGCTTGCCGAGACCTTCCCGATCGGCCAGTCCGAGGTGCCGACCTGGGACGAGGCGATGATGGAGGCAGGGTGCAAGGGGATCGCGCGGCTTGCAGAGACCCACCCTGAGAGCACGGTCTCTGTCCTCGCCCCCGCCGACTGGGCGTCCTTCGTGCGCCACGCCCTCCCTGACCTGGAGGTGCTGGAATGA
- a CDS encoding M28 family metallopeptidase: protein MKQKFPLFFGLSREKTLIPTKGLYFVFALFILLVPTTSAFTADTDEIETVTRDLCNLSRFTGDEEEATEYISEKMHERGLTVTVESFEVPVEIRGGGREDEEQPVLIGSNVIGVKEGKSNQTVIVCAHYDTAAPEHPGEEYPGADDNAAGVASMLEVARLLQDEDLDRTLYFIAFSGEDVGLFGSKKWLDAHEDRHDEIIAAINLDCVAYGDSLRAVALPQHRWLYEWFPESGSITYDRAYGVATGDEFRFQEHHLPVIRLIDGGDHVTIWDTPEDRPERLNYTLAAGCARAVAGGIAWVEETGDLTPPECVARVENGTIYYDSPEDLTYEVIVDRQNLGSFPSGAVSLPQGVHTAETVGHDYFGNLLWGPIQYVPGAHEVEVVGYDAAGNRQRIHLAAEGRDLDLPVAAKNNAGITLEASGRNKKWCPGIQELRYEIERPKEVAAVAGFIDGIRVADLSSENSLVLTPGNHTYGIVAYGEGGGVVGSDETTIIQRAWGESFDFPPNNNPFYEPRPKGIPIIRIFVVGGVLVFALALVAVYRKKRR from the coding sequence ATGAAACAAAAATTTCCCCTCTTTTTTGGTTTATCTCGTGAAAAAACATTAATCCCCACAAAGGGGCTCTATTTTGTCTTTGCTCTATTCATCCTTCTCGTCCCTACGACCTCCGCCTTCACCGCGGACACCGACGAGATCGAGACAGTCACCCGCGACCTCTGTAATCTCTCGCGGTTCACGGGGGACGAGGAAGAAGCGACCGAGTACATCAGTGAAAAGATGCACGAGCGCGGGCTTACCGTCACAGTCGAGTCCTTCGAGGTGCCGGTCGAGATCCGTGGAGGAGGGAGAGAAGATGAAGAACAACCGGTGCTCATCGGCTCCAATGTGATCGGGGTGAAGGAAGGGAAGAGCAACCAGACCGTGATCGTCTGCGCCCACTACGACACCGCCGCCCCCGAACACCCTGGCGAGGAGTATCCAGGTGCCGACGACAACGCCGCCGGCGTCGCCTCGATGCTCGAAGTTGCCCGCCTTCTCCAGGACGAGGACCTGGACCGGACTCTCTATTTCATCGCCTTCTCCGGTGAGGATGTGGGGTTGTTCGGGAGCAAAAAGTGGCTGGACGCACACGAAGACCGCCACGACGAGATCATCGCCGCCATCAACCTCGACTGCGTGGCATATGGCGATTCTCTCAGGGCCGTTGCCCTTCCCCAGCACCGTTGGCTCTATGAGTGGTTCCCTGAGAGTGGAAGTATCACATATGATCGCGCCTATGGGGTCGCGACAGGAGACGAGTTCAGGTTTCAGGAACACCACCTCCCGGTGATCAGGTTGATCGACGGCGGCGATCATGTCACTATCTGGGATACGCCGGAAGACCGCCCCGAGAGGCTCAACTACACCCTCGCCGCCGGGTGCGCCAGGGCGGTGGCCGGGGGTATCGCATGGGTGGAAGAGACCGGCGACCTGACGCCTCCCGAATGCGTGGCCAGGGTGGAGAATGGGACCATCTACTACGACTCACCAGAAGATCTCACCTACGAGGTGATCGTGGACCGTCAGAACCTCGGCTCCTTCCCGTCGGGTGCAGTCTCCCTGCCTCAAGGCGTCCACACCGCAGAGACGGTCGGCCATGACTACTTTGGGAACCTTCTCTGGGGGCCGATACAATATGTCCCGGGCGCCCACGAGGTGGAGGTCGTCGGCTATGACGCCGCCGGCAACCGGCAGAGGATCCACCTTGCCGCAGAAGGGAGAGACCTCGATCTCCCGGTCGCGGCAAAAAATAACGCCGGGATCACCCTTGAGGCCTCTGGTCGAAATAAAAAGTGGTGTCCTGGCATTCAGGAACTTCGCTACGAGATCGAGAGGCCCAAAGAGGTGGCTGCGGTCGCCGGTTTCATCGACGGAATCAGAGTCGCAGACCTCTCTTCAGAGAACTCTCTCGTCCTCACGCCAGGAAATCATACCTACGGGATCGTGGCGTACGGGGAGGGCGGCGGGGTCGTCGGGAGCGATGAGACGACCATTATTCAAAGAGCATGGGGAGAGTCATTCGATTTTCCTCCGAACAACAACCCCTTCTATGAACCCCGACCGAAAGGGATACCAATAATCAGGATATTTGTTGTCGGCGGTGTGCTCGTCTTTGCCCTTGCCCTTGTTGCGGTGTACAGGAAGAAACGGCGCTGA
- a CDS encoding CBS domain-containing protein has product MYIPTPAEIRAKRIMLGLRQADVANRAGVSQSMVARIESGTVDPRVSTLRKIIQVLKVAEHPAIVAEQVMHAPVHAVTPEDSITSAVEIMGREDISQLPVIQNGVPIGCISESAIVAIVEQIGLTRAHARKVKDFMESSFPTVPPDVGVETVVHLLQQHHAVLVLDGGKVKGVITKHDLIALIA; this is encoded by the coding sequence ATGTATATCCCAACACCCGCCGAGATCAGGGCAAAGCGGATCATGCTCGGCCTCAGGCAGGCCGACGTCGCCAACAGGGCCGGCGTCTCTCAATCGATGGTCGCCAGGATCGAGTCAGGGACCGTCGACCCCCGGGTGAGCACGCTCAGGAAGATCATCCAGGTGCTGAAAGTGGCCGAACATCCGGCGATCGTCGCCGAACAGGTGATGCACGCCCCCGTCCATGCCGTCACCCCCGAAGACTCGATCACGAGCGCCGTCGAGATCATGGGCCGCGAAGATATCTCCCAGCTCCCTGTCATCCAGAACGGCGTCCCTATCGGGTGCATCTCAGAGTCTGCAATCGTCGCCATCGTCGAGCAGATTGGCCTGACGCGGGCGCACGCACGAAAAGTGAAAGATTTTATGGAGTCCAGTTTCCCGACCGTCCCCCCCGACGTCGGGGTTGAGACCGTGGTCCACCTCCTCCAGCAGCATCACGCCGTGCTCGTCCTCGACGGAGGGAAGGTCAAGGGCGTGATCACCAAACACGACCTGATCGCCCTTATCGCTTAA
- a CDS encoding sulfide/dihydroorotate dehydrogenase-like FAD/NAD-binding protein: MYQVEEATHLSDNVYQIWVHAPQVARHARAGQFLIIRVDETGERIPLTISATKGDSVRVIYMAVGKTTELLATKKEGDVLSDVVGPLGTPSEIKNYGTVVVIGGGVGIASTPIIAREAKEAGNHVIGIIGARNKDLLILEDEMEEVCDELFITTDDGSKGVHGFASTVLEDLLKERTIDCVWIVGPAIMMKVTSRVTIPYKVKTFVSLNPIMVDGTGMCGSCRVTVGGETKFACVDGPEFDAHQVDFDSLMQRQRMYTDEEQEAREHFHHHDHHGGCGCCGGKH; encoded by the coding sequence TTGTATCAGGTTGAGGAGGCTACACATCTCTCAGACAATGTGTATCAGATCTGGGTCCACGCGCCGCAGGTGGCGCGCCACGCCCGGGCAGGGCAGTTTCTGATCATCAGGGTCGACGAGACCGGCGAGCGGATCCCGCTCACCATCTCGGCGACGAAGGGTGACTCGGTCAGAGTCATCTATATGGCGGTCGGCAAGACCACTGAACTGCTCGCGACCAAGAAAGAAGGAGACGTCCTTTCCGACGTCGTCGGTCCGCTCGGCACCCCGAGCGAGATCAAGAACTACGGTACCGTCGTCGTCATCGGCGGAGGCGTGGGGATCGCGAGCACCCCGATCATCGCCCGCGAGGCGAAAGAGGCCGGGAACCATGTCATCGGGATCATCGGGGCGAGGAACAAAGATCTCCTCATCCTCGAAGACGAGATGGAAGAGGTCTGCGACGAACTCTTCATCACCACCGACGACGGGAGCAAGGGCGTCCACGGGTTTGCAAGCACGGTCCTGGAAGATCTGCTCAAGGAGCGGACGATCGACTGTGTCTGGATCGTCGGCCCGGCCATCATGATGAAGGTGACCTCCAGGGTGACCATCCCGTACAAGGTCAAGACCTTCGTCTCCCTCAACCCGATCATGGTCGATGGGACAGGAATGTGCGGGTCGTGCCGGGTCACGGTCGGCGGCGAGACCAAGTTCGCCTGCGTCGACGGCCCTGAGTTCGACGCCCACCAGGTCGACTTCGACAGCCTGATGCAGAGACAGCGGATGTACACCGACGAGGAGCAGGAGGCGCGCGAGCACTTCCACCACCATGACCATCATGGCGGGTGCGGATGCTGCGGGGGGAAGCACTGA
- a CDS encoding multiprotein bridging factor aMBF1, giving the protein MQCELCGAVVRGAPKKVQIEGAVLQVCEKCARLGVEIAPPRPVATRRRAQTGARPKAAARPQQHRGRDVFDMMVGEIVEDFGDRIKKARLEKNWTQKDLANEIKEREILIKKIEKGDLIPEDDVRVKIEKALGIKLLDVSDDDLKSRGPAHVSTTVGDIIKIKRE; this is encoded by the coding sequence ATGCAGTGTGAATTGTGTGGGGCTGTAGTTCGCGGCGCCCCGAAGAAGGTACAGATCGAGGGTGCAGTGCTCCAGGTGTGCGAGAAATGTGCACGCCTGGGAGTGGAGATCGCACCGCCCCGTCCGGTCGCGACACGACGGAGAGCACAGACAGGGGCACGACCAAAGGCGGCCGCCAGACCCCAACAGCACCGGGGTCGGGATGTCTTCGATATGATGGTCGGCGAGATCGTCGAGGACTTCGGGGACAGGATCAAGAAGGCCCGTCTTGAGAAGAACTGGACACAGAAAGACCTCGCAAACGAGATCAAGGAGCGTGAAATCCTGATCAAGAAGATCGAGAAGGGCGACCTCATCCCTGAGGACGATGTCAGGGTCAAGATCGAGAAGGCGCTCGGGATCAAACTTCTTGACGTTTCTGACGATGACCTGAAGAGCAGAGGCCCTGCTCATGTCTCCACGACGGTCGGGGATATCATCAAGATCAAGAGGGAGTAA
- a CDS encoding TIGR00296 family protein, whose amino-acid sequence MFALTSEEGRTAVRTARAALETNLRGEEYTPPDLSSVFSEKRGVFVTLTSGGDLRGCIGLPHPVMPLGEGIVHAALSAALEDPRFPQVRAEELPMIRVEVTVLSVPETLACPATARPGKVEVGRHGLIVSGMGRSGLLLPQVATEYEWDAEEFLDHTCLKAGLPQGCWRRDEVEVAVFEGQVFTEEDE is encoded by the coding sequence ATGTTTGCGCTGACCAGTGAAGAGGGCAGGACGGCGGTCAGGACCGCCCGCGCCGCCCTCGAAACAAATCTCAGAGGCGAAGAATATACTCCGCCAGACCTCTCTTCAGTATTTTCAGAGAAGAGAGGGGTCTTTGTCACTCTCACCTCAGGAGGAGACCTGCGCGGCTGCATCGGTCTCCCGCACCCGGTGATGCCCCTTGGCGAGGGGATCGTGCACGCCGCACTCTCGGCCGCCCTCGAAGACCCGCGTTTTCCCCAGGTCCGCGCCGAGGAGTTGCCGATGATCAGGGTGGAAGTGACCGTGCTCTCGGTCCCTGAGACCCTCGCCTGCCCGGCGACCGCACGGCCCGGCAAGGTCGAGGTCGGCAGGCACGGGCTGATCGTCAGCGGGATGGGACGGAGCGGACTCCTCCTCCCGCAGGTCGCGACCGAATATGAGTGGGACGCGGAGGAGTTCCTCGACCACACCTGCCTTAAGGCCGGACTCCCGCAGGGGTGCTGGCGGCGGGACGAGGTCGAGGTCGCCGTTTTCGAAGGTCAGGTCTTCACCGAGGAGGACGAATAA
- the tpiA gene encoding triose-phosphate isomerase, whose amino-acid sequence MARPLIIVNLKAYAEGTGEKATRIAAAAEEVGKESGVVIGVAPAYTDLGLMARDYDVPVYAQHIDGVMPGAHTGHVTAEQVRGAGAMGTLINHSERRLTLAEIEASLSAARRCGLEAVICTNNVATTAAAAALGPEYVAIEPPELIGTGVSVSKADPGIIENSVEAVRGVNPEVKVLTGAGISTGECVRIALDLGTDGVLLASGVVKAADPAAALRDLVSLL is encoded by the coding sequence ATGGCCAGACCCCTGATCATTGTAAACCTCAAGGCATATGCCGAAGGCACAGGGGAGAAGGCAACTCGCATCGCCGCCGCGGCTGAAGAGGTTGGGAAAGAGAGCGGGGTCGTGATCGGCGTCGCTCCGGCATATACGGACCTGGGCCTTATGGCCAGGGACTATGACGTCCCCGTCTATGCCCAGCATATCGACGGGGTCATGCCTGGCGCCCACACCGGACATGTGACCGCCGAACAGGTCAGGGGAGCAGGGGCCATGGGCACCCTCATCAACCACTCTGAACGGCGGTTGACCCTTGCAGAGATCGAGGCGAGTCTCTCTGCCGCGAGGCGGTGTGGGCTCGAAGCGGTGATCTGCACCAACAATGTGGCGACGACCGCGGCCGCCGCGGCGCTCGGACCTGAATATGTTGCCATCGAGCCGCCCGAACTGATCGGGACCGGGGTCTCGGTCTCGAAGGCCGACCCCGGGATCATCGAGAACTCGGTCGAGGCGGTGCGGGGGGTCAACCCTGAGGTGAAGGTGCTCACCGGCGCGGGGATCAGCACCGGCGAGTGTGTACGGATCGCGCTCGACCTGGGGACCGACGGTGTCCTTCTTGCGTCCGGCGTGGTGAAGGCCGCCGATCCGGCCGCGGCCCTGCGCGATCTGGTCTCGCTCCTTTAA
- the arcS gene encoding archaeosine synthase subunit alpha, with the protein MKAFFEVKNRDGMARTGTFTLGEEVHQTPTALDLEEVYPSLATMAHANVPLTADQAFVDEYLVQPEEEEVRVVHPLRGEVNAGGCALVANWQTMLERPRDYVATLATLREQVPPDAAWYAPAAALPSNVLFLVYTGFDLFDFVGVDLMTARGLFCTPEGEVPLAEVEEGTCRCAGCEAGDLGLHNRLALLSACATARRFIGKEQLRELVEMRCRLDANQVTALRLIDQDYTMAEAAAPAARPCRLLANAGESMERAEVKRFAARVVERYVPPRDDVAVLLPCSARKPYSTSQSHQKFVRTVNGRAHEVIITSPLGVVPRELEGVYPAGHYDVPVTGYWDREECGLLAGFLTDYLKAHPYGRVIAHLEGGALEVARTAAAACGIELEETVAAGRPTAPASLAALDEALDGGWKKRVTPIAGMLAWQFDEQVETKGMQVKGKPWRRAVFKGKTILFNIDPGTGLYKPTFNGWKHLHGYRVEIDNFVPRGDVLAPGVTAADPRIRAGDEVLVVGPSAMATGRAAMGAAEMVRARRGVAVKVRKVKSLQHES; encoded by the coding sequence ATGAAGGCGTTCTTCGAGGTGAAGAACAGGGACGGGATGGCGCGGACAGGAACCTTCACCCTCGGCGAGGAGGTCCACCAGACCCCGACGGCTCTCGACCTTGAGGAGGTCTATCCCTCGCTTGCGACGATGGCCCATGCCAACGTCCCCCTCACCGCCGACCAGGCATTCGTGGACGAGTACCTCGTTCAGCCGGAGGAGGAAGAGGTGCGGGTCGTCCATCCGCTCAGGGGAGAGGTCAATGCCGGAGGATGCGCCCTCGTCGCCAACTGGCAGACCATGCTCGAACGCCCCAGGGACTATGTCGCCACCCTTGCGACCCTCAGGGAGCAGGTGCCCCCTGACGCCGCCTGGTATGCCCCGGCGGCGGCCCTTCCTTCGAACGTTCTCTTCCTGGTCTACACCGGCTTCGACCTCTTCGACTTTGTCGGGGTCGACCTCATGACGGCACGCGGACTCTTCTGCACCCCGGAAGGCGAGGTCCCGCTCGCCGAGGTGGAAGAGGGGACGTGTCGGTGTGCCGGGTGCGAGGCCGGAGACCTCGGGCTCCACAACCGCCTCGCCCTCCTCTCGGCCTGTGCAACCGCCAGGCGGTTCATCGGCAAGGAACAACTCCGCGAACTCGTGGAGATGCGGTGCAGACTGGACGCAAACCAGGTGACCGCCCTGCGCCTCATCGACCAGGACTACACGATGGCCGAGGCCGCCGCCCCGGCGGCGCGCCCCTGCCGTCTCCTGGCCAATGCCGGCGAGTCGATGGAGCGGGCCGAGGTGAAGCGGTTTGCGGCGCGGGTCGTGGAACGCTATGTCCCGCCGCGAGACGACGTCGCCGTCCTCCTCCCGTGCTCGGCAAGGAAACCCTACTCCACCTCGCAGAGCCATCAGAAGTTCGTGCGCACTGTCAACGGCCGGGCCCATGAGGTGATCATCACCTCGCCGCTCGGCGTCGTGCCGCGAGAACTCGAAGGCGTCTATCCGGCAGGGCACTACGACGTCCCGGTCACCGGCTACTGGGACCGCGAGGAGTGCGGGCTCCTTGCCGGGTTCCTCACCGACTATCTCAAGGCCCATCCCTACGGGCGGGTCATCGCCCATCTCGAAGGCGGGGCGCTGGAGGTCGCAAGGACGGCCGCCGCCGCCTGTGGGATCGAACTCGAAGAGACGGTCGCCGCCGGGCGCCCGACTGCCCCTGCCTCGCTTGCCGCTCTCGACGAGGCGCTCGACGGCGGGTGGAAGAAGCGGGTCACTCCGATCGCCGGGATGCTTGCCTGGCAGTTCGACGAGCAGGTCGAGACCAAGGGGATGCAGGTGAAGGGCAAACCCTGGAGGCGCGCCGTCTTCAAGGGCAAGACCATCCTCTTCAACATCGACCCAGGGACCGGGCTGTACAAACCGACCTTCAATGGCTGGAAACACCTCCACGGCTACCGCGTCGAGATCGACAACTTTGTGCCGCGCGGCGACGTCCTTGCCCCTGGTGTCACCGCCGCCGATCCCAGGATCCGTGCCGGCGACGAGGTGCTGGTCGTCGGTCCCTCGGCGATGGCGACCGGACGGGCGGCGATGGGTGCGGCCGAGATGGTCAGGGCGCGCCGCGGCGTGGCAGTGAAGGTGCGTAAAGTAAAGTCATTGCAACACGAATCATGA